In Pseudomonas oryzihabitans, the DNA window CTACGGCGAGGGAGGGGAGACCCGCGGCGCACGGCGCGAGCAGGACAACCAGGAATTCTTCACCCGGCTCGGGCAGCGGCTGATCAAGGCGCTGGACGCCACCACCGTGGAAGGCTTCGTCTTTCGCGTGGACATGCGCTTGCGGCCCTATGGCAGCGCCGGCGCCCTGGTGCTGAGCTTTGCCGCCATGGAGCTCTATTACCAGGACCAGGGCCGCGACTGGGAGCGCTACGCCATGATCAAGGCGCGGGTGGTCGGTGGCGACCAGGCCAGCGGTGCCGAGCTGCTGACCCTGCTACGACCCTTCGTCTACCGGCGCTACCTGGACTTCTCCGCCATCGAGGCCCTGCGCAGCATGAAGCAGCTGATCCGCCAGGAGGTGCGGCGGCGCGGCATGACCGACAACGTCAAGCTGGGGGCGGGCGGCATCCGCGAGGTGGAATTCATCGCCCAGGCCTACCAGCTGATCCACGGCGGTCGCGATCCGGCGCTGCAGCAGCGGCCGCTGCTCCAGGTGCTGACCAGCCTGCGTGAGCGGGACTATCTACCGGCGGCGGCCGAAGCCGAGCTCCGCGAGGGCTACTGCTTCCTGCGCTATGTCGAGCATGGGCTGCAGGCCATCGCCGACCAGCAGACCCAGACCCTGCCGGTGGATCCCCAGGGGCGGGCACGGGTGGCCTTCCTGATGGGTCATGCCGACTGGGATGAATTCAGCGCGGCGCTCGACGGCTGGCGCAGCCGCATCGACTGGCACTTCCAGCAGACCATCGCCGATCCCGAGGAGGAGACCCAGAGCGCCGAGCTGGAGGACAGCTGGTTGCCGTTGTGGGAAGACCTGCTCGATCCCGAAGAGAGTGTGGCGCGACTGCGCGAGGCGGGCTTCCAGGGGCCGGAGCAGGCGCTGGAATTGCTGGCCAACCTGCGTACCAGCGGCCAGGTGCGCGCCATGCAGCGCGCCGGTCGCGAACGCCTGGATGCCTTCATGCCGCGGCTGCTGGATGCCGTCAGCGCCGACGAGCAGCCCGACCGCGCCCTGGAGCGGGTGCTGCCGCTAGTGGAGGCGGTGGCGCGGCGGTCCGCCTATCTGGTCCTGCTCAGCGAGAATCCGCCGGCCCTGGCGCGGCTGCTGGAACTCTGCGGCGCCAGTGCCTGGGTGGCCGAGCAGATCGCCCGCTATCCGGCGCTGCTCGACGAATTGCTCAACGAGGGGCGGCTCTATCATCCGCCGCAGAAGCCCGAGCTGGCCGCCGAATTGCGTGAGCGCCTGATGCGCCTGCCCGAAGAGGACCTGGAGCAGCAGATGGACGTGCTGCGCCATTTCAAGCGCGCCCACAGCCTGCGGGTGGCGGCGGCGGAGATCGCCGGCAGCCTGCCGCTGATGAAGGTCAGCGACTATCTCACCTGGCTCGCCGAAGTGATCCTCGAAGAGGTGTTCGGGCTGGCCTGGCGCCAGTTGGTGCAGCGCCATGGCACGCCGCTGCGGCGCGACGGTTCGCCCTGCCAGCCGGATTT includes these proteins:
- the glnE gene encoding bifunctional [glutamate--ammonia ligase]-adenylyl-L-tyrosine phosphorylase/[glutamate--ammonia-ligase] adenylyltransferase → MIPLLRPDLPPTLVACAELADRRLADALVEAPAAAARQANWSAERRADWRRVAALSDFVVEQFCRLPEPCLALVDSGDLDKALAAGEMAQRLREVLVDCPDEAELGRRLRRFRMLQQVRIVWRDLTRQADLVETCRDLSELADACIDQACAWLYAQQCAQFGVPTGRYSGEPQQLVVLGMGKLGAGELNLSSDIDLIFAYGEGGETRGARREQDNQEFFTRLGQRLIKALDATTVEGFVFRVDMRLRPYGSAGALVLSFAAMELYYQDQGRDWERYAMIKARVVGGDQASGAELLTLLRPFVYRRYLDFSAIEALRSMKQLIRQEVRRRGMTDNVKLGAGGIREVEFIAQAYQLIHGGRDPALQQRPLLQVLTSLRERDYLPAAAEAELREGYCFLRYVEHGLQAIADQQTQTLPVDPQGRARVAFLMGHADWDEFSAALDGWRSRIDWHFQQTIADPEEETQSAELEDSWLPLWEDLLDPEESVARLREAGFQGPEQALELLANLRTSGQVRAMQRAGRERLDAFMPRLLDAVSADEQPDRALERVLPLVEAVARRSAYLVLLSENPPALARLLELCGASAWVAEQIARYPALLDELLNEGRLYHPPQKPELAAELRERLMRLPEEDLEQQMDVLRHFKRAHSLRVAAAEIAGSLPLMKVSDYLTWLAEVILEEVFGLAWRQLVQRHGTPLRRDGSPCQPDFIIVGYGKVGGIELGHGSDLDLVFIHDADPLAETDGAKPMDGAQFFNRLGQRIIHLLTTTTPVGTLYEVDMRLRPSGAAGLLVSSLEAFERYQRSEAWTWEHQALVRARVVAGCAHLGERFDEVRARILGQQRELAGLQADVAGMREKMLDNLGTAVTAGGLGPNARRPEQLFDLKQDAGGIVDIEFMVQYAVLAWSWQHPELLRFPDNIRILESLEAAGLLPATDAIVLREVYKTYRAALHRLVLQKQPGKVPADGFLAERDEVRRIWHGLGLDMASGNPATF